The sequence GATTGAGTAATGTACTGGATGGCGGCAAAAAAGGCGGCGCCAATAGCCAGCGACACAAAATAATAGTTGTTTAAAAGGTAGTTTGCCCAGGTGCGCTCGGCATCGAAAACAAAACCCAGTGCAAACGAAACTACACCAACGGCCATTAGCGCGTAGGTAAGCATTTTAAACTTATTGGAAAGTGTTAATCGGTCTTCCATATCTGTTCCTTTTAATTCTTCATCTGTTCTTTATTCCGTCATTCCGAACTTGTTTCGGAATCTCGTCAAGATGCTGAATCCGTCGGCTGACGGACAGCATGACGATATCAATTCTGTAATACCTCCTTAACGTACATAGAAATCTTCCAGCGATCGTCCGGTTTAATCATCGAACCATGCTCGCCCATAATTCCGTGTCCCACTGTAATCACATGGTAAATCTCCCCCTCGGGATTTGTCAGCATTTTTTCGCTCAGCAAACTGGCCGGCGGGTAGGTGTATTTTTTGCTCACATATAATGATCCTTGTCCGTCGCCTTTTTCGCCATGGCACTGCATACAGTAAATTCCGTACATTCTTTCACCGCGTTGCAGGTTTTCTTTGCTTGGCTCTAAATTGTTTACCAATGTGGCAGCAGCCAGTGCCCGGTCTTCATCGCTTTTCTCATAAGCATATGGAACTGTTCCTCGAGGAATTGTTCCGGGAACAGGTGGCTGCATGGTTTTTCCGTCGGCAAAATTCGGATTGGGTGTGTAGCTTTCGTATGCCGGCGATGTAACCATATCATCGAAATACTGCCAGCCGGTGGTTCGGCGGTTATAATCGCACGATGCCAGAACGATGATCAATACTCCAAATAGTGCTATATATTTTAATTTCTTCATACCGATACGTTATTCAATTTTACCATATTCTGTAAGGATCGAATTCAATGTCTCACTATTGTTTTTGGTTCCGTCCTCGTCGAAAACCATAACAAACTTATCGTCGGTGGCCCGTTCGTGAAAGATCTCTGCTTTTTTACCGGGAAAAACTTTTGCCCGTGCCGAAAAGGTAAAAAGCGTTAGCAGGGTTATGGAAAGAATAGTTGCAACAATGGTTACCACAATAAACGACGGGAAAGCATTAAACGGTTTTCCACCGTAGCGCAGTGGCCAGTCGATAACCGCAGCATAAGTCAGGAATCCGAGGATACCCAGCGCAGCAAACAATCCGTAAAAGAACGCTGCATGTGTAATGCGTGTTTTTATGGGCATCCCCTCTAATATTTCGTGTACCGGATAGGGCGTGTAAACCTCAACAGGCAGTACTCCTTTGTCTTTTAATTTTTCGAAGGCTTCAACTAATGTAGCTTCGTCGTCAAAAACGCCAAGGATGTATTTTTTACTCATGACTCTTTGCTTTTAGTTGTCCGTTATTTGGTTTGTCGAATTTTGCTACACTTTTTAATTCAGAAATGGCAATCATTGGAATGTAGCGGAAGAACAACAGCACTCCGGCCAAAAACATTCCGAGTGTCCCAATAAAGAATCCTACCTCAACATAGGTGGGCGAATAATTGGCCCAGGCAGCAGGCAGGTAATCGCGGCTAAGCGTGGTAACCACAATGTTAAAACGCTCGAACCACATACCGATATTGATAATGATGGAAATAATGAATACAATCCACATGCGTTTGCGTACCGCTTTAAACCAGAACAGTTGTGGTATTACAGCGTTGGCCGTAAACATCGCCCAGAACTGGAAAGCATAATCGCCAAACAAACGGTTTTTAAAGAACATATACGTTTCGTATTCTGAAGCCGAATACCAGGCGATAAAGATTTCGGTCATGTAGGCCGTTCCCATAATGAGTGAGATAAATATCAGGATCCGGCAAACCGCGTCAACGTGTCGGTCGGTAATAAAATCATTCATATTGTATAAGCCGCGCATCGTTATTACAAGGGTAAGCACCATGGCAAATCCTGAGAAAATTGCTCCAATCACAAAGTACGGAGGGAAGATGGTGGTGTGCCAACCGGCTTGTACCGAAACAGCAAAGTCGGTAGATACAATGGAGTGCACCGAAACGACCAAAACCGCGGCAATTCCACCCAGCACAAAACTCAGGCCTTCAAAACGCAGCCACTCGCGGCTCGATCCGGTCCAGCCAAAGGCAAAAAATCCGTAAACGGCCTTTTTAATTTTCGACTTTGCCGTGTCGCGAATGGTGGCAAAATCGGGCACCATTCCGAAATACCAGAAACTTGCCGAAATAAGCAGGTAAGCTGAAATCGCCACAAAGTCCCAGAATAGCGGCGAGTTAAAATTCACCCAAAGCGGACCACGCGTATTCGGATACGGGAAAATATAGAAAAACAACCACGGACGTCCCATATGCAGCAGCGGGAAAAGGCTGGCACAGAACACGGCAACCACTGTCATTGCTTCGGCGGCGCGGTTAATGGCAGTTCTCCATTTCTGCCGTAAAATGAGCAGGAAAATGGAAAATGCGGTTCCGGCATGTCCAATACCAATCCACCAAACAAAGTTGATGATGGCCCAACCCCAGGCTACTGAGTTGTTTACTCCCCAGGTACCAATTCCGGTTGAAATAGTAATGTATTTGCAATACAAACCAAATCCGAACATGCCTAAACTCACCAGCATGGCTGCGTACCACCACAGTGGCGTTTTGGCGTGAATGGGTGCTAATATCTCCTTCGAGATCTGGCTGAACGACTTGTCGCCATCAATTAGCTTTCCCCTTACGGCTGAATTAAACATAGGCGTTTATGCTTTTTTGTTTCTTACTTAATTGTCAACTTCGTAAAGTGGTTCCCGTCATGCTGAACTTGTTTCAGCATCTTTTAAAACAGATTCCGAAACAAGTTCGGAATGACGTCCTCAGTTTTGATGTTGATCAATCGTATCTCAATATTTTTTAACTCTTCTTATTCCTAACCTTCGTTAAATATCCTACCGATGGCAGGGTGTGCAATTCTTCCAGCAAATGGTAATTGCGCTCGTTTTTAAACAGCATGTTTATTTTGCTGTTCTCATCGTTCAGATCGCCAAAAACCAGCGCATCGGCCGGGCACGACTGAACGCAGGCCGGTTGAACTTCGCCATCCTCCAGTTTTCTTCCGGCAACTTTAGCTTCAGCTTTTTTCTCCTGAATGCGTTGCACACAGAACGAGCATTTTTCTACCACACCACGCGAGCGAACCGTAACATCAGGATTAAGAACCATACGTCCCAAATCGCT comes from uncultured Draconibacterium sp. and encodes:
- a CDS encoding cytochrome c, producing MKKLKYIALFGVLIIVLASCDYNRRTTGWQYFDDMVTSPAYESYTPNPNFADGKTMQPPVPGTIPRGTVPYAYEKSDEDRALAAATLVNNLEPSKENLQRGERMYGIYCMQCHGEKGDGQGSLYVSKKYTYPPASLLSEKMLTNPEGEIYHVITVGHGIMGEHGSMIKPDDRWKISMYVKEVLQN
- a CDS encoding DUF3341 domain-containing protein, with amino-acid sequence MSKKYILGVFDDEATLVEAFEKLKDKGVLPVEVYTPYPVHEILEGMPIKTRITHAAFFYGLFAALGILGFLTYAAVIDWPLRYGGKPFNAFPSFIVVTIVATILSITLLTLFTFSARAKVFPGKKAEIFHERATDDKFVMVFDEDGTKNNSETLNSILTEYGKIE
- the nrfD gene encoding NrfD/PsrC family molybdoenzyme membrane anchor subunit yields the protein MFNSAVRGKLIDGDKSFSQISKEILAPIHAKTPLWWYAAMLVSLGMFGFGLYCKYITISTGIGTWGVNNSVAWGWAIINFVWWIGIGHAGTAFSIFLLILRQKWRTAINRAAEAMTVVAVFCASLFPLLHMGRPWLFFYIFPYPNTRGPLWVNFNSPLFWDFVAISAYLLISASFWYFGMVPDFATIRDTAKSKIKKAVYGFFAFGWTGSSREWLRFEGLSFVLGGIAAVLVVSVHSIVSTDFAVSVQAGWHTTIFPPYFVIGAIFSGFAMVLTLVITMRGLYNMNDFITDRHVDAVCRILIFISLIMGTAYMTEIFIAWYSASEYETYMFFKNRLFGDYAFQFWAMFTANAVIPQLFWFKAVRKRMWIVFIISIIINIGMWFERFNIVVTTLSRDYLPAAWANYSPTYVEVGFFIGTLGMFLAGVLLFFRYIPMIAISELKSVAKFDKPNNGQLKAKSHE